In the genome of Streptomyces sp. NBC_00433, the window CGATGCTGCGGGTGGACGAGGCGATGGCCAAGGAGGGCCTGGCGTCCCGGATGCTGCTCCAGGTGCATGACGAGATCGTGCTCGAAGTGGCCCCCGGCGAGCGGAAGACCGTCGAGGCGCTGGTGCGCCGCGAGATGGCCGGGGCGTATCCGCTGCGGGCGCCGCTGGACGTGTCGGTGGGTGACGGCGCGGACTGGGAGTCGGCCGCGCACTGACCGCGGCGCCGCCGCCGGCCGGTGGCCGGAAGACGCGGTGGCGCGGGGCGTTCGCGAGGGCACGCCGCCCTGCCGTACGGGCACCGCATGCTGCCCGTACGGCGCCGGTCCGTGATCCGGCCGCGGCCGGAGCACGGGCTGTCGACGCGCGGATGACCTGCGGGGAAACGCTGCGCGGTGACAAGCGGAGACTGCCCGTTTGCGCATATTTTGAGCGTGTCGGCGCGGTGGTCACGTGGTCCAAGTTGCCGTAGGGTCGACCGAGTTGTGGCGCCGGAAACGGCGCGTTCGGGCACTGGGAGGGGACCGCTCTATGGCAGCGCGGCGTTATGGCCGGAGGCTACGCAGGGGAGCGGCGGGCACCGCGGTGGCCGCGGCGGCGATGGCGGCGCTCAGCGCGTCGCAGGCACCGGGCTTCCTGCCGGTGGCCCACGCCGCCGCCGAGCAGCACGAGACCGCGCCGGCGGTGGCGCCCCCGCCGGGAGCGGCCATAGACGGCGGTTCGCCGTACATCACCGACCTGCCGCCGCTCAACACCCCGACAGGACCGCCGCTCGCCTCCCCGTCGGCCACCCCCGGCAGCCCCGGGGCCACCGTGCCGGGCAGCAGCGGCGGACTGCCCGCCACCGTGCTCGCCGCGTACCAGCGCGCCGAGGCGTCCGTCGCCCAGAGCGACCCCGGCTGCCACCTGCCGTGGCAACTGCTGGCCGCCATCGGGCAGGTGGAGTCGGGACAGGCCCGCCACGGCGCGGTCGACGCGAACGGCACCACGTACACCCCGATCCTCGGGCCGGTCCTCAACGGCGACGGCTTCGCGAACATCAGCGACACCGACGGCGGCCGCTACGACGGCGACGCGGTGCACGACCGGGCGGTCGGCCCCATGCAGTTCATCCCCTCGACGTGGGAGCACTGGGGCGCGGACGGCAACGGCGACGGGGTCGACAACCCGAACAACGTCTTCGACGCCGCGCTCGCCGCCGCCCACTACCTGTGCGCCGACGGCCGCGACCTGGCGGTGCCGAAGGAGATGGACCGGGCGATCCTCGGCTACAACCACTCGCAGGCCTACCTGGCCCTGGTGAGGTCCTGGTACGAGCACTTCGTGCAGGGCGGCGCCGTGTCGGTGCCCGACAGCCCGCCCACGCCCGTCAACAGCGGCAATCCCATCTCGCCGACCGGCACTCCGACCGCGCCGCCCACCGCGCCCGGCCTGCCGGGGCCCACGGTGAGCCAGCCGCCGGCCGTGCCCGGCACCCCGCCGTCGACGCCGCCGACGACCGGCGGGCCGTCCACGCCTCCGACGACCCCGCCGACGACCGGCACGGGCGAGCCCTCCACGCCGCCGACCGACCCGTCGACGCCGCCGACCGGGACACCCACGGACCCGCCCACCGACCCGCCGACGACGCCCGGTTGCCCCACCGAGTCGCCGACGCCCACGCCGAGCGACACCGCCACGCCCACGCCGACGGACACCCCGACGGACACGCCCACCGGCGACCCGTGCGGCACGCCGACCCCGACCCCCTCGGACTCGGCGACGCCCGACCCGGCGGCCGGCGGCGCCGCCACGCCCGATGAAGCGCTGACCCCGGCACCCTGACGGACCGGGGTCAGCTCCGCCGCGCGTTGGTGCGGCGGGTCGGCGCGGCCGTCGACGGATCCTCCGGCCACGGGTGCCGGGGGTAGCGGCCGCGCAGCTCGGCCCGCACCGCCCGGTAGCCCTCCCGCCAGAAGGACGCCAGGTCCGCGGTCACCGCGGCCGGGCGCCCTGCGGGGGACAGCAGATGGACCAGGACGGGCACCCCGGCGACCCGCGGGGTGTCCGCCAGGCCGAACAACTCCTGGAGCTTCACGGCCAGTACGGGCTGCTCGCCGCCGTAGTCCACCCGGATACGCGAACCGCTGGGCACCTCGAAGCGCTCGGGCGCCAGCTCGCCGAACCGCGCCGCCTCGCCGGTCGCCCACGGCAGCAGCCGCGGCAGGGCCGCGCCCGCGTCGATCCGCTCCAGGTCGGCGCGGCGGCGGGCGGCGGCCAGCTCGGGGCCCAGCCACTCGCCGGCCCGGTCCAGCAGCGCGTCCTCCGCGACATCCGGCCAGGGCGCCCCCAGCACCCGGTGCACGAACGCCATCCGCTGCCGCAGCTCCCGGGCGTCCCTGGTCCAGCGCAGCAGCCCGGTGCCCTCGGCCGCGAGCCCGTCGAGCAGCGCCGCCCGCACCGCGTCCCGGTCCGGCGACCGCAGCGGTACGGCGGCCAGCTCCACCGCGCCCAGCCGCTCCACCCGTCTGGCGACGACGTCGCCCTGCGCCCAGCGCACCTCCTCGTAGCGCTCCAGCGCCCACGCGGCGGCCTCGCGCGCCGTCTCCTCGTCCACCACCGCGGCCAGCCGCACCCGCGCCGCCGCCCGCCCCACCCCGCGGTCGGCCACCGCCACCGCGACCCACTCGGCCCCGCCGAGCCCGGCCCCGACCTCGGCCCCGGTCCCCGACACCATCAGGTACCCCCCTTCCCCGCGCCGCCGCGCGAGCCGCTCGGGAAAGGCCAGCGCCACGACGAGCCCGGCGGCGGCGTCGTCACCGAGCGGGGCCGCCCCGCCCCGCCCGCCGGCCCCGCCTCGCACGGCTGCGGGTTCCCGCCCATGGGCGGCCGCTCCGCTGCCGGGCGCCCCGCCCGCGGCGTCGTCCCCGGCCGTCGCCGTGTGCAGTGCCGCCTCAAGGCGGCGGGTCTCGGTGCGCCAGCGCGGGGCGTAGGAGTCGGTGGCGCGGCGCGCGGTGTGCCAGGCGCTGGTCAGGTCGGGGCCGTAGGCGGTGGGGACCTCCTCGGACAGCAGGGCGGTCACCTCGGCGGCGCGGGCGGCGCCCAGGGTGGGGGCCGCGTCGAGGAGGGCGCGGGCCAGGCGGGGGTGCAGGCCGAGCAGGGCCAGCCGGCGGCCGCGCGGGGTGGCGCGGCCCGCCGCGTCGACGGCGCCCAGCGTGCGCAGGGTCGTACGGGCCGCGGCCAGCGCGCCTGGGGGCGGCGGGTCGAGGAGGGCGAGCCCGGTGGTGTCGGGTTCGCCCCAGCAGGCGGCTTGCAGGGCGAAGCCGGTGAGGTCGGCCAGCATGATCTCCGGCGCGGGCTGCCGGGCCAGCCGGTCGTGCTCGCCCTGCGCCCAGCAGCGGTGGACCGTGCCCGGCGCCTCGCGGCCGGCGCGGCCGGCCCGCTGCTCTGCCGCGGCACGCGACACGCGGACGGTGGTCAGCGCCCCCAGACCCCTGGCGTGGTCCGTCCGCGGCTCCCGGGCCAGGCCGCTGTCGACCACCACCCGCACCCCAGGCACGGTCAGGCTGGACTCGGCGACCGACGTGGCCAGCAGCACCCGGCGCCGCTCGCCGGGCGCCAGCGCCGCGTCCTGGACGGCGGCCGGGGCCCGGCCGTGCAGTTGCAGGACGTCGGCCCCGACCCCGGACAGCATGCCGGCCACCCGGGCGATCTCCCCGACGCCGGGCAGGAAGCACAGCACGTCGCCCTCGTCCTCGGCCAGCGCCCGGCGGACGACGGCCGCGACATGGTCGAGCAGCGCGGGGTCCACCTGCATGCCGTGCGGCGGGCGCACCTGCCGCGGCGGCGGCGCCCACCGCACGGCCACCGGGTGCAGCACCCCCGCCGCCTCCACGACCGGGGCGTCGAGCAGCGCGGCCCACGCGGCGGTGTCGGTCGTCGCGGACGCCGCGACCAGCCGCAGCTCGGGCCGCAGCGTGGCGCGTACGTCCAGCAGGAAGGCCATCGCGGTGTCCGCGTCGAGGTGCCGCTCGTGGCACTCGTCGAGGACGACGGTGCCGACGCCGGCCAACTCGGGGTCGCGCTGGAGGCGTTGCAGCAGCACACCGGTGGTCACCACCTCCACGGCGGTGGCCGCGGACACCCGCCGCTCGCCGCGCACGGTGAAGCCGACCGTCCCGCCGACCTGCTCGCCCAGCAGCCAGGCCATCCGCCGGGCGGCGGCCCTGGCCGCCATCCGCCGCGGCTCGGCGACCAGCACCCGGCCCGGCGGGCGCCCTTCCGCCCCGGCCAGCAGCAGCGGCACCAGCGTGGTCTTCCCGGTGCCCGGCGGCGCGGCCAGCACCGCGCTGCCGCGGTCCGCGAGCGCGGCGAGCAGCGCGGGGACGACCGCGGCCACCGGCAGCGCGCGCCCCTCGGGACGTACCGCGGCCCCGCCGGGGCCGCCGCCTGCCGTCATTCCGCGACGCACACGAAGACCGCCGTGCCCGGCAGCAGCCGGCCGCGCAGCGGGGACCAGCCGCCCCACTCCTGCTCGTTCCACCGCGGCCACTCGGGTTCGACCAGGTCGACCAGGCGCAGCCCGGCCGCGGCGATCTCGCGGACCCGGTCGCCCAGGGTGCGGTGGTGCTCGACGTAGACCGCGAGGCCGCGGTCGTCCTGCTCGACGTACGGCGTCCGGTCGAAGTAAGAGGAGACGGCGGTCAGGCCCTCGGGGCCCGGCTCGTCGGGGAAGGCCCAGCGCACCGGGTGGGTGACCGAGAAGACCCAGCGGCCGCCGGGCCGCAGCACCCGGCGCACCTCGCGCTGCACCCTGGCGGTGTCGGCGACGAAGGGCAGCGCGCCGTAGGCGGAGCAGGCCAGGTCGAAGGAGGCGTCGGCGAAGGGCAGGAATCCGGCGTCGGCCTGCACCAGCGGCAGCGGGGCGCGGCCGGGCTCCTGGTCGATCCGCCGGGCGTGCTGGAGCTGTCGCCGCGACAGGTCGAGGGCCACCGGCAGCGCGCCCCGCGCGGCCAGCCAGCGCGAGCACTGGGCCGCGCCGGCGCCGATCTCCAGCACCGCCCGGCCCTTGAGGTCGTCCGCGGGGCCGAGCAGCCCGGCCTCCGCCTCGTCCAGCCCCTCGGGGCCCCAGACGAACCGGTCGTCGCCGAGGAAGTCGCCGTGCTCGATCTGGTAGTCGTCGGCGTTGCGGTCCCACCAGCCACGGCTGGCCCGGCTGCTCTCGGTGATCCCGGCCTTGCGCCGGGTTGCTTCGGGTTCAGGTCCTTGGATCATCGCGGCAGTCGTCGTACTCTCTGGAAAGACCTGCGGTCGGGGGACTTGCGCCGGTTTGGTTCGTTACGCGCCCGGTGCGCTCTTCGTGCATTGACCGTGCCCGGCTGCCCCCGTATGCTACAAGTTGCGCTGCGAGCCTGCGCGCCTCAGACGGAGCAGGCCACGCTCGAATCTGCTGACCGATCCCACGGCCTCTCGGCCGCGGGTGCCGCGGCAGGATTGAAAAAGGCTCCCGGCGTAGCTGTACCTACGACTTACTGTCCGTACCGGAGTCCTTTCCCTAATGACGAGCAGCACCGAGGCCCCTCGTACCACCCCGCAGGTGGCGGTCAACGACATCGGCAACGAGGAAGCCTTCCTCGCCGCGATCGACGAGACGATCAAGTACTTCAACGACGGCGACATCGTCGACGGCGTCATCGTGAAGGTCGACCGGGACGAGGTCCTGCTCGACATCGGTTACAAGACCGAAGGCGTCATCCCTTCACGCGAGCTGTCGATCAAGCACGACGTCGACCCCAACGAGGTCGTCAAGGTCGGCGACGAGATCGAGGCCCTGGTCCTCCAGAAGGAGGACAAGGAAGGCCGCCTGATCCTCTCGAAGAAGCGTGCGCAGTACGAGCGCGCGTGGGGCACCATCGAGAAGATCAAGGAAGAGGACGGCATCGTCACCGGTACCGTCATCGAGGTCGTCAAGGGCGGTCTCATCCTCGACATCGGCCTGCGCGGCTTCCTGCCCGCGTCGCTGGTCGAGATGCGGCGCGTGCGCGACCTGCAGCCCTACGTGGGCAAGGAGCTCGAAGCCAAGATCATCGAGCTGGACAAGAACCGCAACAACGTGGTCCTGTCCCGCCGTGCCTGGCTGGAGCAGACCCAGAGCGAGGTCCGCCAGACCTTCCTCACCACCCTGCAGAAGGGCCAGGTGCGCTCCGGCGTCGTCTCCTCCATCGTCAACTTCGGTGCGTTCGTGGACCTCGGCGGCGTCGACGGTCTGGTGCACGTGTCCGAGCTGTCCTGGAAGCACATCGACCACCCCTCCGAGGTCGTCGAGGTCGGCCAGGAGGTCACGGTCGAGGTCCTGGACGTCGACATGGACCGCGAGCGCGTCTCCCTGTCGCTGAAGGCGACCCAGGAAGACCCGTGGCAGCAGTTCGCCCGGACCCACCAGATCGGGCAGGTCGTGCCCGGCAAGGTCACCAAGCTCGTTCCGTTCGGTGCGTTCGTGCGCGTCGACGAGGGCATCGAGGGCCTGGTCCACATCTCCGAGCTGGCCGAGCGCCACGTGGAGATCCCGGAGCAGGTCGTCCAGGTCAACGACGAGATCTTCGTCAAGGTCATCGACATCGACCTGGAGCGCCGCCGGATCTCGCTGTCCCTCAAGCAGGCCAACGAGTCCTTCGGTGCCGACCCGGCCTCGGTCGAGTTCGACCCGACGCTCTACGGCATGGCCGCGTCGTACGACGACCAGGGGAATTACATCTACCCCGAGGGCTTCGACCCCGAGACGAACGACTGGCTCGAGGGCTACGACAAGCAGCGCGAGGAGTGGGAGGGCCAGTACGCCACGGCCCAGACCCGCTTCGAGCAGCACCAGGCCCAGGTCATCAAGTCCCGCGAGGCCGACGAGCAGGCGGCGGCCGAGGCCGGCACCGCGGCTCCGGCTCCCGGCGGCACCGGCACCGGCGGCGGTTCGTACTCCTCGGAGTCCGACGACACCTCCGGCGCCCTCGCCTCCGACGAGGCCCTGGCGGCCCTGCGCGAGAAGCTGGCCGGCGGCCAGAGCTGACCGCTGACCACCGGCTGTCGCGGCCCCGCCCCCCTGTCCGGGGGGCGGGGCCGCACTGCGTGGTGAGGTCCCGGACGGCCGGGATCCGCGGCCCGGGTGGGAATGGGGGGCCGTGGTTGTTCGTTGTGGTGACAGAGAACGAGGAGGACGATCATCGTGCTGGATCCGCAAGGGCTGTATGAGTACGTGCCGGGCGGGGCCGAGGCCGTGGACGAAGCGGTCGGGGACACAGGGCCCGTGCTGCTGTACCACTTCGAGGGTTTCATGGACGCCGGCGAGACCGGCGAACAGATCAGCCAGCAGCTGCTCGATCGGCTGGACAACCAGCTCATCGCGCGTTTCGACGCCGACCGGCTGGTGGACTACCGGGCCCGCCGCCCGCTGATGACCTTCGAACGGGACCACTGGACTTCCTACGAAGCACCGGAGATCGACCTCTATCTGGTGCGTGACACCACCGGCACCCCGTTCCTGCTGCTCACCGGCTCCGAGCCGGACGTGGAGTGGGAGCGCTTCGCCACCGCCGTGCTCCAGGTCATCGAGCGCCTCGGCGTGCGGCTCGCCATCAACTTCCACGGCATCCCGATGGGCGTCCCGCACACCCGCCCGGTCGGCCTGACGCCGCACGGCAACCGGGTGGACCTGATGCCCGGTCACCGCGCCTGGTTCGACGAGGCCCAGGTGCCCGGCAGCGCGTCCGCGCTGGTCGAGCTGCGGCTTGCCGAGGCCGGGCGCGACGTGCTCGGGGTCGCCGCCCACGTGCCGCACTACCTGGCCCGCTCCCCGTATCCGGACGCGGCCCTGGCCGTCCTTGAGGCGATCACCGCCGCGACCGGCCTGGTCCTGCCCGAGATCGCGCACGCCCTGCGCAATGAGGCGCACACCGTGCGGGTCGAGATCGACCGGCAGGTCGCCGAGGGCGACGGCGAGCTGGTGTCCGTGGTGCGCGGCCTGGAGAGCCAGTACGACGCGGTCGAGGGGTCGCAGTCCCGCGAGAGCCTGATCGCCGAGCCCGTCGACCTGCCCACGGCCGACGACCTCGCGGCGGAGTTCGAGCGCTTCCTCGCCGACCGGGAGGACGACGGCGGGCGCTGAGCGGGTGGCCGGGCGGACCGCCCAGTAGGCTGGCCGGCATGCTGACAGTGGGTCTGACCGGCGGTATCGGGGCCGGCAAGAGCGAGGTGGCACGGCTGTTCGCCTCGTACGGCGCGGTGCTGATCGACTCCGACCGGATCGCCCGCGAGGTGGTGGCGCCCGGCACCGCCGGGCTGGCCGCGGTGGTCGCCGAGTTCGGTGACGGCGTGCTGGCCCCCGACGGGTCGCTCGACCGGCCGAAGCTCGGCGCGATCGTCTTCGCAGACGACGAGTGCCGCAAGGTGCTCAACGCGATCGTGCACCCGCTGGTCGGCGCGCGCTCCGCCGAGATGCAGCGGTCCGCGAAACCCGACGACATCGTGCTGCACGATGTACCGCTGCTCACCGAGAACGGCCTGGCATCCGCCTACGACCTGGTCGTCGTGGTGGACGTCGACCCCGCCACCCAGCTGGAGCGGCTGGTGCGGCTGCGCGGCATGACGGAGGACGAGGCCCGGTCCCGGATGGCCGCCCAGGCCACCAGGGCGCAGCGGCTCGCGATCGCCGACCTGGTGATCGACAACGACGGCCCGCTCGACGCCCTGGAGGCGCAGGCGCGGGCCGTGTGGCGGCGGCTGCGCGACCGGCTCCGCGACCAGTAGGGCGCGGTCGGGCCCCCGGTAGGCCGTACGCGGGGGAATGCGATTGGCGACCGGCGTGTTGGGTATGTCTGACCAGACGATCATTCGTCGCCGGCCCGATGTCAGGGAGGCGGACTTGCCTGAGCGCAGCCCCGAGACCGATGTGATCAACTTCCGCGCCGCCGAGCAGCTGCTCGCCGCGCGCGACCCGCGCGGCGCGGTCAAGCTGCTCGACCCGGTCATCGCCGCGCACCCGGACAACACCGCGGCCCGCCTGCTGCGGGCCCGCGCGTTCTTCCTCGCCGCGCAACTGCGCCCGGCCGAGCTGGAATTCCAGATCGTGCTGGAGCGCGAGCCGGACAACGCGTTCGCCCACTTCGCGCTCGGCCGCACCCTGGAGCGCGCCGACCGGGCCGACGAGGCGAAGCGGCACTTCCGGCTGGCCGCGGCACTCGACCCGCAGCCCGACTACCTCGCCGCGGCCCGCTTCGACGCCTGACCGGCCCGCGCCGGCGCCGTCCGCCGACGACTCGTCAAACTCCTGTCAAGAAAGCCCCCCCGCCGGTGCGGCCGGCGGGGGCTGCCGTTATCTTCACACCCTTGACCGAGGGGAGCGGGGGGACATGGAAGCCGTCGTGGTGCTGCTGGTCGTGGCAGCGGTGATCGGCCTGATAGGGCTGATGAGCAGTGTCCGGGTCGTCAAGCAGTACGAGCGCGGTGTCGTCTACCGCTTCGGCCGGGTCAACCGGCTGCCCAAGGAGCCCGGACCGCGGGTCCTGGTGCCCTTCATGGACCGGATGACCAAGGTCAACATGCAGGTCGTCACCATGCCGGTGCCCTCGCAGGAGGGCATCACCCGTGACAACGTGTCGGTCCGGGTGGACGCGGTGCTCTACTTCCGGGTCGTGGACCCGGTCCGGGCGACCGTGGACGTGCAGAACTACCAGTTCGCGATGCTCCAGGTCGCGCAGACCTCGCTGCGGTCGATCATCGGCAAGAGCGACCTGGACGACCTGCTGTCCGGCCGGGAGAAGCTGCACGAGGGCCTGGAGCTGATGCTGTCCACCCCCGCCACCGGCTGGGGTGTGCACATCGACCGCGTCGAGATCAAGGACGTGGCGCTGCCGGAGTCCATGAAGCGCTCCATGGCGCGGCAGGCGGAGGCGGACCGGGAGCGGCGCGCCAGGATCATCACCGCCGACGGCGAGCTGCAGGCCTCGCACAAGCTCTCCGAGGCGGCCAGGACCATGGACGCCAACCCGGCGGCCCTCCAGCTGCGCATGCTGCAGACCGTGGTGGAGGTCGCCGCCGAGAAGAACTCGACGCTGGTGCTGCCCTTCCCGGTGGAGCTGCTGCGCTTCTTCGACCGCGCGGCCCAGGGCTCGGGCGCCACCCCGCCCGCGGCGCCGGAGGCCGGCAGCGCGCCGGCCGCCGACCCCGGGATCGCGGCGGCGGACGAGCCGGGCGAGGTCGGGCCGGCCGGCCGCACCGAGCTGCCGAGCCCCGCGTCACCGCTGCAGATCCCCGACCCGCGGACCTCCGAGGAATGACCCGCTCCTGCGACCGCGCCCCGCGGGATGCCCGGGAATGACCGGCCGCCGCGACCGCGCCCCGCGGCCGTAGCGCACCCACGGTCCCGGGGCCCTCCTGCCCGCGCCGCCGTCAGAACAGCGGCGCGGGCAGCACGCCTTCGAGCGCCAGCAGTGTCCGCTTGATCTCCAGGCCGCCGCCGAAGCCGCCTATGCCGCCGCCGCTCTCGATCACCCGGTGGCAGGGAACCACCACGGGCAGCGGATTCGCACCCATCGCGCCGCCCACCGCACGGGCCGCGTCCGGCTCGCCGACCCGGTCCGCCAGGTCCTGGTAGCCGACCACCGTGCCGTACGGCACGCCCTCGGCCAGCTCGCGCAGCACCCGCCGCTGGAATCCGGTGATCAGCGACCAGTCAAGCGGCAGGTCGAAGTCCTTGAGAGCGCCCGCGAAATAGCCGTCGAGCTGGGCCGTCACCGGGGCCAGCCGCGCGGCGTCCTCGACCGGGGCGCAGCCCAGCCGCCGCCCCGCGGCCGCGACCGCCCGCGCGGCGGTCTCCTCGTCGGCCCTGAAGGCGACGAGCACCAGGCCCTCGTCTGTGGCCGCGAGCAGCAGCGGTCCGATGGGCGCGTCGTAAAGGGTCCAGGCAGCACCGGTCATGCGCGCAAGCCTAGGCGGGGGGTCCGACAGCGTACCCGTGCCGTCACCGAGGGTGGCCGTAAGGCGGTGGCCTGCCGCCCGGGTGCCCGCGGCCCGGCGGTCGCGGCCGATTGTCGGTGGGTGGTCGTACCGTGGTGACATGCGGCCCGTATCAGACATCGAACGAACTGTGGCGCCCTTCGAGGTCGTCAGTCCCTTCCAGCCCAGCGGTGACCAGCCCGCGGCCATCGACGACCTGGAGCGGCGGATCCGCGCGGGGGAGCAGGACGTGGTGCTGCTCGGTGCCACCGGCACCGGCAAGTCCGCCACGACGGCCTGGATGATCGAGCGGCTGCAGCGCCCCACCCTGGTGATGGCGCCCAACAAGACCCTCGCGGCACAGCTGGCCAACGAATTCCGCGAGCTGCTGCCGAACAACGCGGTCGAATACTTCGTCTCGTACTACGACTATTACCAGCCCGAGGCGTACGTCCCGCAGACCGACACCTACATCGAGAAGGACTCCTCGATCAACGAGGAGGTGGAGCGGCTCCGGCACTCCGCCACCAATTCCCTGCTGACCAGGCGGGACGTCGTCGTGGTCGCCTCGGTGTCCTGCATCTACGGCCTGGGCACCCCGCAGGAGTACATCGACCGCATGGTGCGGCTCAAGGTCGGCGACGTGATCGACCGCGACCAGCTGCTGCGCCGCTTCGTCGACATCCAGTACACGCGCAACGACCTGGCCTTCACCCGCGGCACCTTCCGGGTGCGCGGCGACACCGTGGAGATCTTCCCGGTCTACGAGCAGCTGGCCGTGCGGATCGAGATGTTCGGCGACGAGATCGAGGCGCTCTACACGCTGCACCCGCTCACCGGCGAGGTCATCACGGAGGACGAGCAGATCTACGTCTTCCCCGCGACGCACTACGTGGCGGGTCCCGAGCGGATGGAGCGGGCCATCGCCGGCATCGAGAAGGAGCTGGAGGGCCAGCTCGCGACGATGGAGAAGCAGGGCAAGCTGCTGGAGGCCCAGCGGCTGCGGATGCGCACCACGTACGACATCGAGATGATGCGGCAGATCGGCAGCTGCTCCGGCATCGAGAACTACTCGCGGCACATCGACGGCCGCGAGCAGGGCAGCGCTCCCGACACCCTCATCGACTACTTCCCCGAGGACTTCCTGCTGGTCATCGACGAGTCGCATGTCACCGTGCCGCAGATCGGCGCGATGTACGAAGGTGACGCGTCCCGCAAGCGCACCCTGGTCGACCACGGCTTCCGGCTGCCGTCCGCGCTGGACAACCGGCCGCTGAAGTGGGAGGAGTTCCTGACCCGGGTCGGCCAGAGCGTCTACCTGTCGGCGACCCCCGGTCCTTACGAGCTGTCCCGCGGCGACGGCGTGGTCGAGCAGATCATCCGCCCGACCGGCCTGATCGACCCGGAGGTCGTGGTCAAGCCCACCGAGGGCCAGATCGACGACCTGGTGCACGAGATCAGGCTGCGCACCGAGAAGGACGAGCGCGTCCTGGTGACCACGCTGACCAAGAAGATGTCCGAGGACCTCACCGACTACCTGCTGGAGCTGGGCATCCAGGTCCGCTATCTGCACAGCGACATCGACACCCTGCGCCGGGTCGAGCTGCTGCACGAGCTGCGGGCCGGGGAGTACGACGTGCTGGTCGGCATCAACCTGCTGCGCGAGGGGCTCGACCTGCCCGAGGTGTCGCTGGTGGCGATCCTGGACGCCGACAAGGAGGGCTTCCTGCGGTCCGGCACCTCGCTGATCCAGACCATCGGCCGCGCGGCCCGGAATGTGTCGGGCCAGGTGCACATGTACGCCGACCGGATCACCCCCGGCATGGAGCGGGCGATCGAGGAGACCAACCGCCGCCGCGAGAAGCAGATCGCGTACAACACCGAGCGCGGGGTCGATCCGCAGCCGCTGCGGAAGAAGATCGCCGGCATCCTGGACTCCTTCGCCCGCGAGGACGCCGACACCGAGGAGCTGCTCGGCTCCGGGCGGCAGCGCTCGCGCGGCAAGGCGCCGGTCCCCGGCCTGTCGGCGAAGCCCGGCAAGCGCACCACGGGCCCGCTGCCGGCCGAGGAACTGGCCGACCTCATCGGGCAGCTGACCGACCAGATGCACTCGGCGGCGGCGGAGCTCCAGTTCGAGGTGGCCGCCAGGATCCGGGACGAACTGGGGGACCTGAAGAAGGAGTTGCGCCAGATGCGGGAGGCGGGAATGGCGTGACACCGGCGTAAATCGGCACCGGACGAACCGGGATACGGTCGGGCCGCGTCTTGTTAGGGTGCGGGGCAACAAACCGCACACATCAGGTGACGGGTGAGAGGGGCAAGCGCGTGACGGTCAACATGACCAAGGGCCAGAAGATCAGCCTGAGCAAGGCCGACGGAGGCTCGTTGACGGCGGTCAGGATGGGGCTGGGCTGGAAGGCGGCACCGCGTCGCGGGCTGTTCGGCAGCCGTACCAGGGAGATCGACCTGGACGCCTCCGCGGTGCTCTTCGCCGACAAGCAGCCGGTTGACGTGGTCTTCTTCCGCCACCTCACCAGCGACGACGGCTCCGTCCGGCACACCGGCGACAACCTGGTCGGCGGTGTCGGCCAGGGCGGTGACGACGAGTCGATCGTCGTGGACCTGTCCCGGGTCCCGGTGCACGTCGACCAGATCATCTTCACCGTCAACTCCTTCACCGGCCAGACCTTCGCCGAGGTGGAGAACGCGTTCTGCCGCCTGGTGGACGAGACCAACGGCCAGGAGCTGGCCCGCTACACGCTGACCGGCGGCGGCGCGTACACCGCGCAGATCATGGCGAAGGTGCAGCGCGGCGCGACCGGCTGGTCGATGACGGCGATCGGCAC includes:
- a CDS encoding class I SAM-dependent methyltransferase; its protein translation is MIQGPEPEATRRKAGITESSRASRGWWDRNADDYQIEHGDFLGDDRFVWGPEGLDEAEAGLLGPADDLKGRAVLEIGAGAAQCSRWLAARGALPVALDLSRRQLQHARRIDQEPGRAPLPLVQADAGFLPFADASFDLACSAYGALPFVADTARVQREVRRVLRPGGRWVFSVTHPVRWAFPDEPGPEGLTAVSSYFDRTPYVEQDDRGLAVYVEHHRTLGDRVREIAAAGLRLVDLVEPEWPRWNEQEWGGWSPLRGRLLPGTAVFVCVAE
- a CDS encoding lytic transglycosylase domain-containing protein, with amino-acid sequence MAARRYGRRLRRGAAGTAVAAAAMAALSASQAPGFLPVAHAAAEQHETAPAVAPPPGAAIDGGSPYITDLPPLNTPTGPPLASPSATPGSPGATVPGSSGGLPATVLAAYQRAEASVAQSDPGCHLPWQLLAAIGQVESGQARHGAVDANGTTYTPILGPVLNGDGFANISDTDGGRYDGDAVHDRAVGPMQFIPSTWEHWGADGNGDGVDNPNNVFDAALAAAHYLCADGRDLAVPKEMDRAILGYNHSQAYLALVRSWYEHFVQGGAVSVPDSPPTPVNSGNPISPTGTPTAPPTAPGLPGPTVSQPPAVPGTPPSTPPTTGGPSTPPTTPPTTGTGEPSTPPTDPSTPPTGTPTDPPTDPPTTPGCPTESPTPTPSDTATPTPTDTPTDTPTGDPCGTPTPTPSDSATPDPAAGGAATPDEALTPAP
- the hrpB gene encoding ATP-dependent helicase HrpB, which codes for MTAGGGPGGAAVRPEGRALPVAAVVPALLAALADRGSAVLAAPPGTGKTTLVPLLLAGAEGRPPGRVLVAEPRRMAARAAARRMAWLLGEQVGGTVGFTVRGERRVSAATAVEVVTTGVLLQRLQRDPELAGVGTVVLDECHERHLDADTAMAFLLDVRATLRPELRLVAASATTDTAAWAALLDAPVVEAAGVLHPVAVRWAPPPRQVRPPHGMQVDPALLDHVAAVVRRALAEDEGDVLCFLPGVGEIARVAGMLSGVGADVLQLHGRAPAAVQDAALAPGERRRVLLATSVAESSLTVPGVRVVVDSGLAREPRTDHARGLGALTTVRVSRAAAEQRAGRAGREAPGTVHRCWAQGEHDRLARQPAPEIMLADLTGFALQAACWGEPDTTGLALLDPPPPGALAAARTTLRTLGAVDAAGRATPRGRRLALLGLHPRLARALLDAAPTLGAARAAEVTALLSEEVPTAYGPDLTSAWHTARRATDSYAPRWRTETRRLEAALHTATAGDDAAGGAPGSGAAAHGREPAAVRGGAGGRGGAAPLGDDAAAGLVVALAFPERLARRRGEGGYLMVSGTGAEVGAGLGGAEWVAVAVADRGVGRAAARVRLAAVVDEETAREAAAWALERYEEVRWAQGDVVARRVERLGAVELAAVPLRSPDRDAVRAALLDGLAAEGTGLLRWTRDARELRQRMAFVHRVLGAPWPDVAEDALLDRAGEWLGPELAAARRRADLERIDAGAALPRLLPWATGEAARFGELAPERFEVPSGSRIRVDYGGEQPVLAVKLQELFGLADTPRVAGVPVLVHLLSPAGRPAAVTADLASFWREGYRAVRAELRGRYPRHPWPEDPSTAAPTRRTNARRS
- the rpsA gene encoding 30S ribosomal protein S1, which translates into the protein MTSSTEAPRTTPQVAVNDIGNEEAFLAAIDETIKYFNDGDIVDGVIVKVDRDEVLLDIGYKTEGVIPSRELSIKHDVDPNEVVKVGDEIEALVLQKEDKEGRLILSKKRAQYERAWGTIEKIKEEDGIVTGTVIEVVKGGLILDIGLRGFLPASLVEMRRVRDLQPYVGKELEAKIIELDKNRNNVVLSRRAWLEQTQSEVRQTFLTTLQKGQVRSGVVSSIVNFGAFVDLGGVDGLVHVSELSWKHIDHPSEVVEVGQEVTVEVLDVDMDRERVSLSLKATQEDPWQQFARTHQIGQVVPGKVTKLVPFGAFVRVDEGIEGLVHISELAERHVEIPEQVVQVNDEIFVKVIDIDLERRRISLSLKQANESFGADPASVEFDPTLYGMAASYDDQGNYIYPEGFDPETNDWLEGYDKQREEWEGQYATAQTRFEQHQAQVIKSREADEQAAAEAGTAAPAPGGTGTGGGSYSSESDDTSGALASDEALAALREKLAGGQS